A window of Plasmodium malariae genome assembly, chromosome: 5 contains these coding sequences:
- the PmUG01_05014000 gene encoding Plasmodium exported protein, unknown function: MLTFFTEGIIFSILIWIYKFFDDDKEYNQNNAFNVKFRRLLSTEANVEEERKDETLKKGIYNLLYESNDSFGERINSLEHDEEFLKRFTDLMQREISEQEFKDLIKYTKFQKQHHSHNTQHNLKKIYKNVKHYDNAEKHKNPHISSKKVDSSYESILFQSSSGINHHFFKHKDIDRNLLYSKKKNVKYTLHLSQKKNIPSKKIINIVFSNYVTYFCCTVLVLCAIISGDRLFALSTITT, from the exons atgcttaccTTTTTTACTGAaggtattattttttccattttaataTGGATCTATAAATTTTTCGATGAT GACAAGGAATACAACCAAAATAACGCATTCAATGTAAAATTTAGAAGATTACTAAGTACCGAAGCAAACGTAGaggaagaaagaaaagatgaaacgttaaaaaaaggaatatataatttattatacgAAAGTAATGATTCCTTTGGAGAGAGAATAAATTCATTAGAGCATGATGAAGAATTTCTAAAAAGATTTACTGATTTAATGCAACGTGAAATTTCTGAGCAAGAATTTAaagatttaattaaatatacaaaatttcaAAAACAACACCACTCACACAACACTcaacataatttaaaaaaaatatataaaaacgtAAAACATTATGATAATGCtgaaaaacacaaaaatcCACATATATCTTCAAAAAAAGTAGACTCAAGCTATGaatcaattttatttcaaagCAGCTCAGGAATTAATCATCATTTCTTTAAGCATAAAGACATAGATAGAAATCtcttatattcaaaaaaaaaaaacgtcAAGTATACTCTTCATTtaagtcaaaaaaaaaacattccttcaaaaaagattattaatattgttttcTCTAATTATGTTACGTATTTCTGTTGTACCGTTTTGGTACTTTGTGCCATCATATCTGGAGATAGACTTTTCGCATTATCGACAATTACTAcataa